The Chroicocephalus ridibundus chromosome 20, bChrRid1.1, whole genome shotgun sequence DNA window GTTGGATTTGTAGTTGCACGTTATGCAGGTGACCTGGGAATGAAATGTGTATACACAAATGAAGTTATGTACGCCTGCAGACTGGCATTTACATTCACAGCTAAAGAGCAAGTTTATGCCCCAAAGGCAGTGCAGTTTCACAGACACAGAGATGAGCTGTGAGTGAAGAGAAACACTGCTTATTTCCAGTCTGAAAGCTAAGTCTATCTCGAGCaaataatttaaactattttctcAATTGTCAAAAAAAGGAGACAATATTGACCTTTATGGGATTGACTTCCTCAGATAAACACCACTACAGGTATAATACAATTCACAGTTCGGTAACAAGTACTTTGGATCTGTTTTTTACTAGAAAAAGTACACGTTTGCATTTATCACGCAATCTTCCTTCCATAGTTTCTCTACTTTCCTTGCATATGTCGAAGTGTATAATTCCTTCAATGTTTCACCTGCTAACTACATAAAAATTATTCATGAACGGAGCATGAAAGCACACATTTCAGATGCACGTTTTCTTACATCGTCCCAGAGTATTATAAATAAGAACAGCAGAAAAGTTTTCAATTAAACTCAGAGGCAGAAAGTGAGAACACAAGGaggtaacaaaaccagaaagcaggTCTGGTCAGACTGTTACTGTGAGAATCATCCACCAAAACCGAGTTTCCAACCTTGCAGCTTCGTCCACTGAAGGCACCAGTAACTTTAAGATGGATTCGTAGCAAGCAGATAGGGAAAGAAGACTTATGTGCGTAGAGGGGTTTGAAATTAAATACAGTACACGTACACAAGAGTTACATAAGTAGAATAAATAGCTCAGCAAGTTATTTATAGTGTATCATGGTAGCAGATAAATTAAACTCGTCTGTGAACATCTTCACACTGTTAACAGAGACCTGCCACTGAATCTAGAGCACACACCACCTTCCAGTGTCAAGAGACAACCGAACAAAGAGCTTTTAGTTAAGAAGTCCACAAGAAGTTCATGCACTGCAGAGTTGGTTCAAATGAGCCATGACTTCAAGCATCCTTTCCTTGAAAAGCCAAAGCTTTAACTTGAAAAATACACCGTTTAATCTTTAACGTGCACCTAAGTTCTTATGAGTGGTAAGCTTAGTAAGACTGGCACGGAGAAGGACGATATAAATAGTAATGAGAACGCACACAGACCACTTCGTGGTCTGATCTTGCAAACCCTTGAGTGTCACGTTATGCACATGTTTCGTTTCTCCTGGAAAGCAAAGGTAGTTGAGGACTTTCAAAACACACTGGGCTCTCAGGGTCTGCCTTGTGGGGAATAATACGTTTCAGACAAGGGAACAGCACAGGAATAAGAGACCAAGCACCGTGACAGGCACTTTCAGCTCCTACAGAAACACATGTTAAGCATGCTCAGTATCTGTAGATGATTTTCAaatgcctgcaaaaaaaaaaaaaaaattatgatcaCAGACAGCTTATTCTTTGTAGCACCAGATGactgccctcactgtcctttacCATATTCTTTCTGGCCACAGAAACAAACCCAGGAAGggacaaaataaattacaaagacactttaaaaacacagtaaaaacttGTGCAGATTTCATTCTGAAGTGGCAACTGAATTTACAATACACGTGACAAGTATTAAAAATGCTGACAACCTGCACAGCAACCCAACAGATTTCTTTCTCAGGAGGCACTCCTAAGCAACTCCTCTTGTGTACCTGGTGGCTCCTCAAGAAACAAGAGCCTCTGCTCCTTGGTGTGAACGACTCCAACTGATTTCCATGCCAAAAGCAGATGCGTACCTGACTAAGCAACTGCCCGTGAAAGATGGTGTTCACCACCTTCAGGACCTGCTTGGTGAGCTTCCTCTGGGAGAAAGGGATGAGGATCCTGCGCTTCGTTCCTTCcgactccagctcctgctgtaCTTTATCCAACAACTCGCAGAGAAATTCCTGAGCGTCCTGCTGATCGTACCCTCGAAACGCCGGGATCAGACTCCACACAGAGTGCAGCATGGCGAAGGGGGACACCAGCGCCCACTTGCCAGACCACATCACTCTGAAGAGGGTGTGCAATTCGTGACAGAGGGAGATGTGCTTTGAACTCGGTTCCTTGGGCTGTATTAGTTCTAAACTCCTGCTTATTGAGGAGCCACCATTTAAGCCAGCTGGCAAGCTCTGCGTGCCATATGATCCCACTTTGTCAGTCTTCCCCGACTCATTAGCAGCAGACCCATTTGCCAATTTGCCAGGCATCCTAGACTTCCCATTCACAGTTTTGGCTAAGAGTTCTTCTGTTTCACAGAGATCAAGTGTCAAAAAACATTCTCTGAATTTCTGGAGGTGACTTAGCACTTGCAGAATAGAATTCATATAACATGTGTTTCCCAGGTTCCTTAGACCCGTTACCCCGGGAGTCATCAGAGGCTTACGCCGGATGGAATAAAACTGTTTGAATCTGCTGCTCTGCATCTGCCTTGAGGTAGGGGAAGCAGCCGCCACCTCCCTAAATTTCCTTGGAATCAAGTTCTCTCTGTGCACGTGAGACAACAGCCTCGCGCTCTTCCGTGGAGGAGTGTTTGCCAACTCCTCCAGGAGCTGTCTCTTCATCTCCTGCCGCCGCTGCCTAGCTgcctccttctttttctccaactcctccatttgtttcttttgttttaattttagctgGCCTCTAGAGCTCTTATCAAACCAGGTCCGCAACGCCTTCGCAAGCAAGGACTGGCGCCTGTGCCAGAGAGCTGTAAGCATCTGAGATTGTCCCTGAGGGCTCCTTTGATGGCTGCACATGTCCTCTCCCAAAGCCATTGATCGCAATGTCCTGCCACTTCTTGTTGACGGATCATGTTTTTGACTTTTAATTGCTGACAGAGAACTTCTCAGCAATTTCAAATCACCCTCTGGGTTATCATTCAAGACATAATCTTCACAAAGGTAACAAAAGACATACAGATCATTAACTTCCATTGCCAACGGATGCCTGGTTTCTTCAAAGTGTTTAAGTGCATGCTCCTCGATGTACCTCCCACAGGCTACGTGGGAGCACTTCAGACAAGCCCAGATTGATTCAGTCGTCTGGCAGTCCACGCAGTGCCACTTCTGGGGGTTCAGGATAGAGTGGTCCTGGGCGAGTCGTAGCCGCCCAACATGTTTGCATCTATCCATGTCTTACAGAAATCTTCGCTGCTTTGACCTTGGAAGGCaaaaaatgagaggaaaggaTCTTAGAGCCACTATACATACTTAAAATGGTCTCTTTTGTACCTATAAAAACACAGATGTCACGTCTTGTCAATCCCAACTGCCATTTTCCTTCAACCGACTACATTATTTCTGCgtgcagtttttttttaaaagcagtttttagtACCAGCAAAAGATATTGGATTGACAAGGTCTACAGAATAAAACTGTCTATCTGTCTACTAAGGACAGCCCAGACAGCTGCCAGCATGCCTTACCCAACCTGAATGGCTCgcttccaagaagaaaaagattaattcagTCCACACACACACGTTTGATCTTTAGCTGCCCTCTTGAAATTGATACATACAAAATGAATTTGGAATTGGAATGCATGTCATCAGGAACTAGACTGAGGTTACCAACTTCTTGCAGAAGCCACAAAAATATCAGATAATTGTCATAACCAGAACATTTGCAAGTGTGCAGGCTTTACATTCTAGCCTCGAATTCTCTGATTTCCCACAGCCTCCCAAACattataatgtttaaaaaaaattagcagggaaaacaaatgaaatgtgtAACACCACGTTATAGTAAGCCTAAAGAACAGCTGCATGTGTATATGTTTGCATGAGCAcacataaacagaaaaagcaactgaTTTACTAAATTACTATGTTGTAAGTGAAGAGAAATCAAAGCAGGGATACTAGAACTAGGAGGCGCAAAAAGCTTTTGCTCTATGTCCTTCATCCACGTGCTTTATAAAAGATACTCAGCCGTAGAAAGGGCCTAACTAAAACACCGCGTGCCAGCACTGTGGTTTCTTTTGTACAGTCCCTCCAACGCTCCCATCCAAGTGAAAGAGATCGGGGCACAGAAACAGCCCCCAGACCCGCTGCTCACGCTACTCACGGAGTCATGTTTACACATCCTTTCCTCCGCCACGCAGCATCCAGGGCGCGGAACATCCCCATTTCAGCCAAAGGAGTCTTGGCGGTTCTTCGAGAATTTAATTACTACTTAAGTCTTCATTGTAAGGCAGCACAGCTTCAAAGCCCTAGAGAGAGAATATTCTTGTGATGCACATAAACAAAGTAAGAACGCTGGCAGGGTTGCTTTTGAACACGATTAATCCTCTCAGTGCAAGAGCCACTGCAGAGAACACATTTATTACAGAGAACAGAATTATCTGGAAGTCAAAGCATGAACGCGCCTAGGAACCCAAATACTTCGATGTTAAGAAACGTCACATGGAGGAGGCACTctggaatttcatttttctgctttcattttctgataATCTATAAATCTGCTGATCACATGTAGCCTCTTCATCACAAGTCTTTTGTAGTGGATGACCCAACatatggcagagaaaaaaaatctgagtaaaaAAACACGGAGCAAAAACGTGCACCTCCTGTGATCACTTCAATTTTGGCTGCTTTGGTAACTTGGTgaaagaagggaggaggagactgggaaaaagaaaaaaaaaatctatcctgaattaaatttcatttctagatgatttttcaaacaataaaaaccaAGTAATGAATAGTTGTCAAGTGTGAACTGCAACAAAATAAGAattacaggggaaagaaaaacaggaaaaacctgCATTTTGCCAAAGGCAGAAAAGACTGTAAAAACATATCTGTTGCAATAATCGAAGAAAGACTAAATTAACTTGCTTACGCATCTACGACTACAGTACTTGCAATACAACACGAAGTAGTGATAGGTGGGACAGCTGTAATAGGCACAAAGTGGTTACAGATGTCACAGAGAGTGTCAGGTCTGGCATACGGaatatttagttaaaaaaaatcattttacaagGGGCAAAGTTTAACATAACGAAGGCCACGGCATACTTTCCCAAAGCTTTAGGACAGGTATTGAACAGTTGCCTCAATTGATATGCAGAAAACCTATCTGACCAGGctaagaaaacatatttttagtgGCCCCCAAATTATGCAAATTTACTTTAATTACTATCTTTTCCCAGTGACATTGCTGCTAAAGACGGaatctgttaaagaaaaatcaaagctctTCTATTCTTTAACTCTTCTCGACTCCAGATTAAAGCACAAATGGCCACTTCAGAATTCATCTCCACGGAGTGATTCTGCATTTTCTAAATAACCGTTTTCgtcatttatttaaaactgttcAAAAATCCGCTCCACCTCTCCTTTGGGCCGTGTTCCTTCACTCACAAATCCTAGGATCTGGAAAGACACTTTTGGAAATCCTGCATTAAACAAAGGActgatttgttttcctccttccgAGTTGGAAACATCCCTTCCCACCTTCCTCTCACCTTCCTCCctgaccttttttccccccctctttcttct harbors:
- the USP49 gene encoding ubiquitin carboxyl-terminal hydrolase 49 — its product is MDRCKHVGRLRLAQDHSILNPQKWHCVDCQTTESIWACLKCSHVACGRYIEEHALKHFEETRHPLAMEVNDLYVFCYLCEDYVLNDNPEGDLKLLRSSLSAIKSQKHDPSTRSGRTLRSMALGEDMCSHQRSPQGQSQMLTALWHRRQSLLAKALRTWFDKSSRGQLKLKQKKQMEELEKKKEAARQRRQEMKRQLLEELANTPPRKSARLLSHVHRENLIPRKFREVAAASPTSRQMQSSRFKQFYSIRRKPLMTPGVTGLRNLGNTCYMNSILQVLSHLQKFRECFLTLDLCETEELLAKTVNGKSRMPGKLANGSAANESGKTDKVGSYGTQSLPAGLNGGSSISRSLELIQPKEPSSKHISLCHELHTLFRVMWSGKWALVSPFAMLHSVWSLIPAFRGYDQQDAQEFLCELLDKVQQELESEGTKRRILIPFSQRKLTKQVLKVVNTIFHGQLLSQVTCITCNYKSNTVEPFWDLSLEFPERYHSIEKGIVPVNQTECMLTEMLAKFTETEALEGRIYACDQCNSKRRKSSPKPLVLSEAKKQLMIYRLPQVLRLHLKRFRWSERNHREKIGVHVLFDQVLNMEPYCCRDSLSSLDKETFVYDLSAVVMHHGKGFGSGHYTAYCYNTEGGFWVHCNDSKLNVCSVEEVCKTQAYILFYTQRTVQDKARISEKQLQAQVPSKNSDKDRRLTFP